CAGCCCGAGAGCGATGGGACAATGCCGAGAGAGAAGGCTTTGGCGTGCAGTCAACGGGTTTGTCCTAAGAGGTTTCCCTCTTCCAAATACTGAGGAGCAATCAATCTTTGTAAATAACTAAAAAGGTAGAAGTACCACAATTGATTCTTTTATATAAAGAGAAGTGGCATTGAGTAGTGAAGATGAACATGAGACCGGAAGTCAGAAGATGTGAGTTCAAGGCCAGCCCTGATATGGTTTGGTTGTGGGAATGGAGTAGATCAACCTTGGGGACTGTTTCCTCtgaaataaaatgggaatgatgaatAACAAATCCCCTGCTTACCTTACAGGACTGTCGTGAGGAAGAAGTAGTAAGGGAATGTTTGAGGAAGGGTTTTACAATAATGGCAGAGTGTAAGGCTTTATTTCCTCAAGTTGAAATTAAAAGGTCTCTGGTAAACTTGGAATTGTCATTTCAACATGAGACTAATTTGCCCTTACCTTTAATTAAGCATGTGTGATAATTAGCCTTTTTGTCTCAAGTTTTTAGTCTTTGCTTTACAACCTTGTGTAGTGGGTCTTCACATTATTCCCAGTATGAgtggaggaagagaaagcaaTGAAAGCAAAAGTCATCGTAAAGGAGCTATATTCTGCATTTGGAGAGCACCCCATTGTCGTCTTGGCCCGTTACATAAGCACACCTCACTGCCTATTCTAATTTATCACTCCCACCCTGAAACATCTGCTCTGCCCATTTTGACCTACATTTATATCATGCCTTTTTACAACTCCCAACATGTGACTTTCCCCCCTCTGCTTGGAATTCCCTTTGTCCCAGTCTCATCTGAAACACCTGCTCTCATTGTTTAACAGCTCAGTTTAATCATTACCTTCCCTGCAAAGCCTCTCTCAATTCTCTCGTGCAAAGGTGTAGACACTGTAACTACCTAAGAAACACTATATGCATACCACTATTTTAGCTCTCGTTGCAATGCTGTGTGATGCTTATTGACCTGTCAGAGCTTTTCAGTTTCGGAGGCTCTGCCCTATTCATCTTGAAGTTCCAACCCAGGCAACATTGCATGAACCAGGTGtctcatacatatttataaattgttGTTGACTCCTAAGTAAAACTTAGTATTATTTTACCATGGTATTTTTACtggggaaaataatgaaacatttaaagaataaccTACCAGTTCTTTTTCAGAGCCTGAAGGATGTTGATTCCATTTTTGCACTGGAAAATTTGAGGTAGAagctgttaaataaaaaaaagaaaaactgatacactgtgagaattttaaaatattgaatagtaTCTGTCTTTGCCAATGTCAGTGGATCTTTCTTGAGCCTTGATGTCATAGTGAATTAAATTCAAGCGTCGTATTGATTCTTCAGCTGAGATTTTGTGTCGGTGTATGTGGTTTTGTGATCAGCCTCCATCCTGGAGTTACCATGGCTACTGCAAAGTTTTCATCTTATTTGCAACCATTTCAAGGGCTCTCCctaagaacttttatttttcctacaaaAGTAGACTGTCTTCCAAGTAGCCCCCACACACATCCATGATGATGAATCAGTAGGTAAGCTCTGTAATGGGCAGCAGGTAATGTTTTCCCTACCCCACTCGCCCAGCTCCCctgtaagcaaacaaaaaattcacCCGCACACAAGgcctatttccttattttctgaaatataccACATGTATTTCTCCCTTCTCAAAGTCACCATTCTAGAAAATTTCTAATGggattttaaatgcttattttagtATACTTAGCCTAGATTATTGGCACTGTCCTCTATAAAATTCTTAAGCTTTGATCAAGACTCCCACAGTGAGCATTGTACATGCATTCTGTTCTCCTTATGGCTTTCGTTGcttaaaaagcagaaatgttaGTTAAGAATGTTACGAACattgtaaaagtgaaaaaaacatgTCTCCACATGACCCCTTGTGACTGTTCAGCTTGATTTAGAGCTTTTCTCAAGCACACGAACTATGTATATGTTAATTTAGAGCAAATATTTCCTGTCATTTAttaccttaaaaaacaacaacaacaacaacaacaacaacaacactgtaTTACTTAGAGCAAGACCAGGTGAAACTGGGGACAGACATTAGTCATTCCTAAGACGTAGATGGCAGCAGTTTAGTACCAACTCCTTTAtcattttatccatttctcttCATCTTAAAGTTGCATTATTAGCAGTTCTTGGTAATTGGAACTTTGAGAACAATTTTGTAAGAATGGTAGTAAAGGAACGTTAATTAAAAGGACACTTGACAATTGCTGAAAGTCAATTTCTTTCTGCAGGGCAATATTGAATCCAATTGTAGATCAAGAAATGGAGTAAACACTGAACAGTTAAGCAGTTATTGAGTATCTATTATAAACAGTTTTAGTACAAATGTGTGTCCATATTTTACCATCTGTAGAAATGAAAGATATAAACACAACCCAATATTTCATGATGATCACTCTAATATGGTAGCATTTGGGATGTTTGTAAATATCACAGAAACAGACATAAGAGCCAGAATTCATGTTCAGAAACTTGTGAATCATGCATGTGGATTCCAGATTTGTTACTCTAAAGCAAAGACACAATGgagaacaaattttttttttctaagatattGCATAAGGTGAAGTATGGCACACTCTGTGGGACACTGTGGAAATGTAACAGAAATAAGTTCTCAAGGAGTTTATTATTCAGTCAGTGAAAGCAAGCTCATTGTCTGGCCTTTTAATGGTACCTTACTGTGTGCGGCACACATACACATACGAGCTCAGTAAAGCGTGGCAGAACGAGTATTCATATCCTATTGAAATATGATCTTTCCAGAATTTACAAAATATGATCTTTCCAGAATTTACAAAAAATtggcatattttatatatttggcatCATGAATTTCTCCCAGGAAATTTCACAGGATATTGTCAATATGTATTCCtacctcctcccacccactttcCCATAATTCCTGGAAAGATACCAAATTCCAGGGAAGCATTCCTACTCAAAGACAGTTTGAGAAGTGGATGGATCTCCTGTCAAACACATCCCTGGCCTAAGTGTGTTGCTGCATCCAGGACTGAGGGTTCTAGACTACCTCAGGCTGCAGACATATTCACGTATCCACATGCGGAGACATAAACAACTGTGCCGCTGCCTCTGAATCCCACCTCACTGTTTTCCCCGCGGCTACCCCACACTGAAGGCTTGGAGGCTCTAACCCTGGAACTGCTGCCTCTCTGCACAGCACTAGTCAGTTTACTGGGTGTTTAACAATCAGCTCTAGTTTCTGCTTCCCAGAATCCCTTGAGCCACACCACCTTTGCAATTCCCATGGAGTTCACTTTTCTCCAGGTAGTCCACTTTCCCAAGTAGATTTTCCTATCTAATCTCTTTCAGTTGCAGATTGGCCCCTCTTCCTTAGATTCTTCCGTTTCCAACGTTCTCTCTATCCTTACCCTTGCCCATGAGAACCAAAGAATGAATTAATGttcaggtgcctgggtagctcggttgCTTAAgagttgactcttggttttggctcaggtcatgatctcacgggttgtgagactgagccctgtgtcaggctctgcactgagcgtggagtctgcttgaggattctcttcctctgctcctccccccacccattccttctctcaaataaatcaatctttggaggaaaaataagaatgaattaatgagccAATGTCTCCACTTCCATTACCAAGCTTCTCCGATTAAGAACAATGGCTTGTTGGAATCCTTGTCCTACTAACCCCCTTCCTTCCGCCACAACCATATTTAGTGCCCCTTTTCTGCATTCACACAAGTAGTGTATATTGCCTCAGTGCCTATCAGACAGCATGGTTTttaatagatgctcagtaaagaTTACAGATTTCTGTGACAGAATTGGATTCACATTCCAACCGTGCACCGTATTTAGTGTCCAACGTTGGGCCAACCTACTCGACAGCTCTGTGGCTCACTtcgctcatctataaaatggggataatgaaaataaagagaaaaggacagTGCCTGACAGAATAGGCACTAGGAAATAATAGTTTCCATTTCcccttgttgaataaatgaatctccAAGAAATGGAGGACATGTTATCTGGACTTTTGCTCTCTGACAGGCTCCCATGAAGCTTCTTGGCTTCTAGACAGAGGGATCAGTTTGTTAATTCAGTAGCTTGACTTTTCAAGGCCATTGAGTCATCCCAACCGCTCTGCTTCTTAGTATCACCCATAACCTCCCTCATTATGTCTCGTTTCCGCCTAGAACTTGAGTGCTCCATCCTGTAGTGCTGCCCAGCGGCAGTTTCCCTGGATCAGACAGTTCTTGGTCTGGGTTACTAAAGCCCGTGCGATTATCCTAGCTCTTGCAATCCTGCAGAATTTTCAATTTTCCATCCTAGAGAATAAGAGATTCCTCTGACCCAGTGCTCCTACCTGGGAGCACAGTGGCCCGTCTCTCCCAAGACATTGAAGACCGACTAAACAGGAGGAAAGGGCAAAGACAAAGTCAAATATAAATCCAGTAGTTCGAGCTTGAGTGGATGGAGGAGTGCTGGTATCAGGGACAGAACACCTAGGATGCAGAGAATGATGATGTGAAATTAGCAGATTTTGTTTCAGATTctgaaacattttatctttttagctatcaatgggagaaaataaatggaaaacaaactaTGAATAGAACTAACCAAAAGTCAAAGTGACATTACTCCAAAGAGTAACATAATGATGCATATCAAATATTATTAGCACATAATCATGCGAAGTATCTTGGGAGATTTTAAGTAATGCAAATTATGTAAGGATGAAATCAGAATGTATAACACTATCCATTTGTGAGATTATTtacttcattatttcattaagtaattatttccatttctttagttGACATAGGCTTCCCCATCATTTTAAATGGTGTCACTCTTTGTGTTCTTTAGATATTCTCACATAGTTAAGAATAAAATTCTTCCGTGAAGTAGTTTCctgcaactttttttcttttctttaaataattggTTTTCCGTAGACAAAATAAAGTGTTTTACTACCTTGCAGCCTCActgttagaaatgaagaaagaggggaaaacgCAGGAAGACCCACACATACCACAAAAATGGAGAGTATCCAAGTCCTAGAGGAATGGTAAGTGTGCTTCACCTTGTACTCGTGTCTCGTGTTTGCACACCGTTTACATCTACTCCGTGCTGGAGCTTTAGCTCTCGTGTCCTGGTCCTCCGCAGAATGGTTTTGTGAAATGAATGCGTTCTCACTATGGGAGATCTTACTTTGTGATGGCAGCCGCTTTTCATCAAGTTTTCTGTTAGCTGTGTTAAGCTATCAGCTAAAACACTGCCTgagtttatctttctctttcaaaaagtaATGACTGTTAAGATGAATTAGCCCCTGATTGCCctaattcttctcttttctgtgaatatttttttctaagctgTTCTCTTTATTAGGAAAGAgtctaaaacacacacaaaaagatatgTAATTACCTAAGTTGGTCAGAAAGGGCACCCAGCTGGTCCCTGGTCCCATTTCCATCAGAACAGACTCTAACCAGGTATTTTCTCCAAAATGAGAATCAAGTTCTCATTGCAGTATCTacagaatgaaattaaaatgcaagTAGATTAGTTGTATAATTAcaggtgcttttctttttctgcttcctaTGAAAAGATTTTAATGTTGGTGCCTCATAGTAATTTTTCcacctttaaaagttttttaatgaatgagaaaGTTCAGACTTTGGAATAGTAACAAATCTATTTAAAATACTTggtccaaaaaaatttttttaaaaatacaagtactTCTTTAACCAAATGTATTTTGCATTGggaaatcctttttcttttctttccttttttttaaagtttttatttaaattccagttaacatacaatattagttttgggtgtacaatatagtgattcaacacttccataacAGCCCGTGCTCATCACGCAAATGCTCTGCTCAGTCCCcattttcccccaccccccacccacctcccttctggtagccgtcagtttgttctctatagttaagagtctgtttcttggtttgcctctctttatctcttttttcccctttgctcgtttgttttgtcttaaattccctatataagtaaaatcatatggtgtttctttctctgactgacttacctcacttagcataatactctatagttccatccatgtcgttgctgagtaatattccattatatatacacaccacatcttccttatccattcatcaagcGATGGACACGGGTtttttccgtaatttggctattgtagataatgctgctataaacattggggtgtgtgtgtcccCTCAACTcagtatttttgtcttctttgggtaaatacctagtagtgcaactgctggatcatagggtagttctatttttaactttttgaggaggtTGGAAAATTCTTAAATAAACCAGTGGATAGGAAAGCAAGATCTGGATCGATTTAACCATAAGCATCTCCAagcttctcttttccatttctttgaagtATAACCAAAGGGAGTAATAACTGGTGGTTTTTGCATGAACGTAGTCACTGAAAACTTGAATATAAATATCTAGGAAGTCCTCCGTGTCATCACTATAAAGTCCTCAGTGTCATCCTGAGCTTTTTAGCTCTAATAAATCCATTCATGGTTAATACTTCATTATCTTTAATAGAATAATACTAGAGTTCAGGAAAATATGTTGTGACAAGTGCAAacagtgttttcttattttagatcCACTGACAAATGAAAAAGTAGCtgtcagagaggaaaagagaaactgaacCTTATGGCTTTAAAGTTAAAATCtacatcaaaaaaatataaataaattaagttaaaatctGCACAGACGCAAACAAAAAACTCCATTTGCCCTTTAATGCATAGGGTGTCTTTGTCAATTTGCAATATATTGTTAATGTTTGAACATTTCCAGGCTTCATTACAAATTTATGATGGCCATGCGCATAGTTTGCATAGCCCCTTGCTATTTGAATGCTTTGCTCCGTAACACACACTTGTGCCTAAACGAATTCTTCTTAATACCCAGAAGTGAGTGACTAGCCTAGTCCTGGCAGATAGATGCTTTGCCAGATCAGGTCACACTAATTGGCAATGACCACTAGATGGCAGCAAGTGACTAGCAATTTCTATCTTTTCTCCCCTACTTCGACTGAGTATTCTTAGGTCAAAGTTGCCTTTGATAATGGCCCAATTCTGTCTTTGCAGCCAAAACCCCACTTCAGATGAAGTCTTGTCCTGGTCTCAAAATTTTGACAAGATGATGAAGGCCCCAGCAGGAAGAAACCTTTTCAGAGAGTTTCTCCGAACAGAATACAGTGAAGAGAACCTACTTTTCTGGCTTGCCTGTGAAGACTTAAAGAAAGAGCAGAACAAAAAAGTAATTGAAGAAAAGGCCAGAATGATCTACGAAGATTACATTTCTATACTATCACCAAAAGAggtaaaaatctggaaaatgttaATGTGGGCTTCCTAAGACCAAGGATGAACCCAATGGGACCTCTGTCCACATAGGGTAATGCATGGGCTGTGGACAGGCTAGAAGGCTTCCCTGGGCAGATAATTTAGATTTCACTCTGAGAATGCACCTGAACATGAGTTTGAAGGTTAGATTTCCCCACTATGCTTTGATCATTTATCTCTCGCTGAATCGTGTGGGAGGCTACTTGCTTTTCAGAACTAACATTTACAAAGCCTGTTAAATACAATTTGCTTAATACGGTGACTTAcgctaaaaaggaaaagaagaatttacTGTggggcagtgtttctcaaagtgtggtccccagatcTCCTGTCTGAGAATCTCCTGGAGCATTTGTTTGGAGGGCAAATTCTTGAGGCCTATCCAGGACTTCTGAATCTGAATTTTTGGAAATAGAACCCAGGAATCTGGACTTAAAACAAGCTTTCCATGTACAAACTAGTTTGAAAAACTCTGTAAtaggaccttaaaaaaaaaaagctaccatgTTTGTTGATGCTTATGATAGAATTTTTACAGGATTGAAGAATGGGCCTTTATGACCCATTAATATTCTTAGGGGCGAGATGGGTCATAGCAAATCTTTTACTTATTCCAGTTATCCTGTTACTCAGAGTGCAAGCTATTTTTGCCATTGCCGAAACATACCTAATAAATAAGGAACATTGCAAGCAAACAAGTTAACACGTttccattaactttttaaaaattaatttgatccTGAGTAATGCTCCAGCTGCCAGAGTTAAAAGCACCCGATGAGGGAGGAATTGGTAGCGTAGCCAGGCCTTGAAATGCTGAGTGACAGAGTCGCAGAGGTGCTTTAAGGCATTTGAATTTAGAGGTTCCTGAATGCCTTCTGTTCTCCGCATCACcctcttttcatcttttctgtctctgtgcgTTTAAATGTCCTGACCTGGTACCTTCTGCTCCACACTCCTCTCCTGTGTGTGCAGACATTTATAAAGTTCCCTAGAAACAGGCTCTGCTCGTTGGTGCTTCATCCAATCCGGGATGTGGCCCCAACGTATACACTATTTCACTTCTAATGAGGTGTACCTtaacaagtttaaaaaatttgttaGGTTATAATTGCCATTGGTATTCTAGAGGATTCCAATAGTATTTTGTCTCTGCAAAATGAGAAACCTGGAATTGGATAcacaaaaaattgttttactttttatttccctcattaATATAGAAAAAGTATTCAGAGAAACGAGGTGGGGAGAATTTTTTCTGTAGCCTCAGTGCGTTTATTACTGATGCCACTTTGTGGTGCTGACATCAGAAATACATTCTTCAGGTTTGTAGTCAGTCTGGAACCTCAGCACCTAGCCAGTTCTACTTGGATTTTATCAGCATATacatttcattctcatttttattttaattttgcattacATGGCAAAGATATCAAAGGATCCAAATGTGCCCAAATGATGTGCTTCTCTTGCCCATAATTGGTGTTTGGGAAGATTATCTAGCCCATTTCTCTccccaaaatatataatatgtatcatGTGAAAATGGCAGTTGTCTCAATTATCTAGTCTTGTTTGTACTATCTATGATGGgtgtgctattttaaaataatgttggtAGAAAAAATATTCTCCATATGAAGTACATagaattcctttattttacaGTCTCCATTTACTGGTTTTTAGTTTTTAGGGGAAACACTTTCCCATTGTCACACTCCTGGTTTTCAGATGTCCCTGATTAATGGAGCtttgtaaaataaacaattttcatAAAATTACTTCTTTGGCCCATAGTTTCAAGCTATCTTAGTTATTGATCACTGAAATATAAACTATtggattttcattgtttttgcaaAACTAATGGAGTTTTGCTTTAGcctaatttctttattttggatatgaGTTTCAccaaaaagtcattaaaatattatttcctgaTCAAGAGCACTACCTTTCCTAAATTAAATGGACTAATATTTAGTGTAACAGACAtatatcttttctcctttgtgtaTCTGCATTTGGACCATTACCCACTTTTTAATATCCTCAAAAtaccacagagagagagagatggaagcaaaattcaaatttttaccattttgctatttgtgtGCTGACTTGTAAATAACTCTTGACATATAATCTAAATGATTGGACTGTATGAAGTGCCTTTGTTTAGTCAAAGGATTGTTCTCCTGTCCACAAAGTAATTACATTTCATCATTTGATCATTGTTTagtagcaaaaacaaataaaccaaaagtAGGCATTtgcaattataaaagaaaattgtttacAAGTTATATTTTAAGCTAAGGTATAGATATATTTACTCTTGAACCATGACCTGACTCACTGATACACTTAGAATATGGCATGTACTTCCTGGCCACCCCAGAACACTTTCTAAACTATTACATCTCACTGACCTTTCTGTGCAAAAACTTGTTAATTTGTAATCAGCCACAATACATTAATAACTGTCTGATGATACTGAGTTGTCACCcttcaaattttgttttccaaCACTGGAGAGAACACATGTCACATCAAGAGAGCCCTGACTATGCAGTAGTAAGAGCACTGAACTAATCATTCGGGTTCATGGGACTCAGGATCTGGATTTGCTTCGGCCTGATTGTGTGGCTGGGGATAAATTAGTTCATTCTCTGATTTGTTATTCAGTTGTTTGTTtggtttacaaaaataaagataagaaggGACACAGAGaatagcaaaccaaatccagaaTGACAGCTCTGAGGCTCTTGTGCTACTACTCCATTCTCTTCACCAAGTGAGGTAGCTAATCCATCATGGTTCTTACTGCTATACCCAGATTCAACCAGAGAATTTATCTCAACACAATATTCAAAGCAGCCACTACAAATTGGACTTGGGATACATTTCCCATTTGGGATCCATTTTGCATCTGGCCTTTCTACCTCTGAAATTCTATAACTGTTTCTacttattctgaatatttttaaagaacatgaatatttgaatcatttataaaataaagactaaataactaaaaattgTCAGGATTCCATTCTTAACTAGACCTCATTTTTTTCCACTAGActctcattttatcttaatttgatTGAGTTCTCATGTTCCTCTTGGTTAAATGTAGAGAAAGTCTACCttcttgaaattatttatatctAGATAACTTATTTTCTTCCTGAAGCCAGTGTGCTTAAAATCACGTTTCATTATTTGAAGAGTgtgttttatgcatttttaataatttgagtattattttataaaacagatgTTTGCAATCAGGAGACAATATAACTTCCATTTCTTGGTATAGAGTACATTTCAAGAGGGAAAGgacaaattttaagttaaaaaaagcaactaaaaacaaataaagaagagcATTTTTCAGAAGTAAATTTTTTATGTGATGttctcagagaaaataaatgggGGGTAGTAAAGAGGAATTTAAGATTAATAGTAATCTTACTGCAGATATCAGCTGCTGATGGcagtttatatttattaaatattgaaaagaCAAACCCAGCAAAACTAAGAACATTAATAAAAAGTCTATTTGGGGTTCCCAGGCTGTCTCATGCAACTCTTGAACTCTTGtaagttcaaggcccacattgggggtaaagattacttaaaaaataaaatctcaaaaaaaaaaaatgtctattacCTACTATAAGCAGCATCGAGCTATCGAATGAATAAGTAATTATACGTCTTGCCACAAACGTAAGACATACCTGCAACGAAGAAGACTGTTCAGTTTTCTACAAATCTCTTTAGTGATGGCATTGTCCTTAACCTGGGCTGTAATCCAGCCCTACTACTGCTTACCATCCTTATGACACTGAGCAACTCACTTCAGTGCTCTttgacctcagcttcctcatcatGCAGAGCAATGGCAGAGAAGAAACTCAAAAACTCACTAACTCTCTAGCTTTCCAGCTCTCTCACATGGTGATTTCTCACATGGTTGTTTGCTTCTTCTGATTTCATCCTGAATTTCCAGTTGTTatctgggagaaaaaaagcagTAAACCTGTTCAAATTccaaaattatctaaaaataattcatatgtgATAGACACGTGGATTCTGTGTTTGCAAGTATGTGACTCTTTAAACAAACTTATGTGAATTTCGCACTTTTGATCATTTAAATTGGTTTTTCTAAACAGGACTCATTTGACTGTATTTTCCTAGATTCATTTCTTTGTGCATGCATATTATTATTCAAAAAATACTTGACTGTTTCCTATGAGCCAGATACTGGGTTAAATGTTGGGAGTATGTTGGTGAACAAGAGAAACATTGGCCTATCTTTTACGGAGCTTACATTTCAGGAAGACAGACAAATCATCTCAAAAGCAAATAACTAAAAATTGTGATAAACATTATGATGGAGGTGGAGGTCAATGGTATCATTTAGAAGAGGGGTAGTCAGGTAGGGTCACTCTGAGAAGGTAAAATTCAAGTTGATAGAAAGTCTGAAGACACTGTGCTTGATCAAAAAGGTGTCATGATACCAAAggtctgttattattattattaatatcactTTACATTGGGCTTAAACTTTGTTATTGACAAAATGGTCTCacatatattattaatttatcaCAATATATTATCACAATATAGGTCTCACAAGAATCCTTTAGCCACTAGGACAGAGGGCACCattttacagcaaaggaaataaatgaattctCAAAGAGGTAAACCAGCTATTGGAGGACATCGGAACTATATCTGGTAAAGACAGAACACAAGCCCAAGGTCTTCTGATTCCAAATGTGGTGCCTTTCAACTGTCATATGCTGACTTGTAATCTCATTGCGTAGTATTGTCTTCATGACTTCTATAAATTTCTATAAACCCTACCTTAGAACCtaagacaaaataagaaacagtAATCATAACCACTATGCCTGAACTCTCCCTCAGACAAGCAAGATAAACTTTCCCATCGTTTGGGCCCTACCAAGAATATGGTTACTGCACTTTATCCAGTGATCTTTGTTCCAAGAAATAAATTCCAGTAGTTATATTTgcaatttataattattttcagtaGAAGTAACCAACACAAAATAATATGACTAAAAGTACACATGgtataaatttactaaaactaATGGGAGAATCcaatattctttataaaatttaacaTGAGAAAACCAcatttagttaaaattaaaaagagtatCTCCAGTGGCAGAAGCTATCACTGGTAAAATTTAATATGAacttataaaggaaaaagaaaaaaaaatcagaattttactTCAAAAAGAATCCTAAGTAAAGCATCtttggtaaaattaaaaataaaatgggggaaaatggaggaaaaaacttAATCATGATATCTAAAAAACTGTTTAAGGAATTAACCTAATTAATTTAAGGAGGGTCTCCACAAGGGAAAAAGACTTTCAGTGAAAATTCATCATTTTCAGCATAATTCTGCCCCAAAAGTCCATGAAGTCAAAATTTCCATTGCATCTTGATGGCTAGAATTGAAAGGCAGGGTCAACACTTAGCATACAACCTTCTGGCAGTATTCACCTATCTCAGAGTTCTCCTCCACTGGGTAGGAAATGCAGCAAGGTTAAGCAGGTCTGTGACTCAGTTTGAGCCAGGTTTTTCCATGCCACACTAGCAAGACTTGtgtcttccttccctccactTTATCTCCACACTCTTGTTGGACCTTCAGCACTCATGACGTTTTTCTCCCAACTTGTTTGTGGAGTTGCAGGTAGATATTTGTATGTTTG
The DNA window shown above is from Ursus arctos isolate Adak ecotype North America unplaced genomic scaffold, UrsArc2.0 scaffold_13, whole genome shotgun sequence and carries:
- the RGS17 gene encoding regulator of G-protein signaling 17, with translation MRKRQQSQNEGTPAVSQGPGNQRPNNTCCFCWCCCCSCSCLTVRNEERGENAGRPTHTTKMESIQVLEECQNPTSDEVLSWSQNFDKMMKAPAGRNLFREFLRTEYSEENLLFWLACEDLKKEQNKKVIEEKARMIYEDYISILSPKEVSLDSRVREVINRNLLDPNPHMYEDAQLQIYTLMHRDSFPRFLNSQIYKSFVESTASSTSES